A segment of the Neisseria chenwenguii genome:
TCAGCGAAACCATCCACTCGCGCAGCTATACCCACATTATCCGCAACATCGTCAACGATCCGAGCATCGTGTTCGACGATATTGTCAGCAACGAATACATCATCGCCCGCGCCGAAGACATTGCCTGCTACTACGACGATTTGATCGAATATACCCAATATTACAACCTCTTAGGCGAGGGGGGACACCAAGTCGGCGGCAAAACCGTAACCGTCAGCCTGCGCGAGTTGAAGAAAAAACTCTACCTCTGCCTGATGTGCGTCAATGTGTTGGAAGCCATCCGTTTCTACGTTTCCTTTGCCTGCTCGTTTGCCTTTGCCGAACGCGAGCTGATGGAGGGGAACGCCAAAATCATCAAGCTCATCGCCCGCGACGAGGCGCTGCATCTGACCAGCACCCAGCATATGCTAAACCTGATGCGTGCGGGCGTTGACGATGCCGAGATGGCGGAAATCGCGGCGGAGTTGGAAAACGAATGTTTCGAGCTGTTTAAAAAAGCGGCCGATCAGGAAAAAGAGTGGGCGGCTTATCTGTTTAAAGACGGTTCGATGATTGGCTTGAACAAAGAAATTCTGAGCCAATATGTTGAATACATTACCAATCTGCGTATGCAGGCCGTCGGCTTGCAGCCCGCGTTTGAAGGCGCGGTGCAGAACCCGATTCCGTGGATTAACGCGTGGCTCTCGTCCGACAACGTGCAGGTTGCGCCGCAGGAAGTGGAAATTTCCTCTTACCTTATCGGCCAGATTGATTCGGAAGTGAACGCCGACGACTTGGGCGATTTCGAACTGTAATGTGGATTGAGGCCGTCTGAAATCATGCGCTCACAGACGCCGTTTCCGCCCGTACAGAAATGGCATCGGCAAAGATTTCAGACGGCCTCTAAATTCCTCTCAAAAATTCCGCAAAAAACCACTATGCCGCACATCACCACACACGATACAATCTTTGAACTGAAAGCAGGCGAAACGCTGCTGGAAGGCTTGGAGCGCACGGGGCACGACGTGGAATACCAGTGCCGCAGCGGTTATTGCGGATCCTGCCGCGTCAAAATCCTGAGCGGGCGCGTGGATTACGACGATTTTCCGCTGGCCTTCGTCGCGCCGGGCGAAATTCTGCCCTGCTGCTGCAAAGTGACGGAAGACGTGAAACTCGACTGCCGTACTGCCAAAAGAGAGCCGGATTTGTTTGAAACGGATTTGTTCGCGGCAGAAGATTAAGGCGTAAGTGATTGAAAATAAAGTGAGGCCGTCTGAAAATAGCCATGCCCGTAAAACCGATACAAGGAGAACATCATGAAAAAAATCGAAGCCATCATCAAACCCTTCAAACTCGATGACGTGCGCGAAGCGTTGACCGAAATCGGCATCACCGGCATGACCGTCAGCGAAGTCAAAGGCTTCGGCCGCCAAAAAGGCCACACCGAAATCTACCGCGGCGCGGAATATGCGGTGGATTTTCTGCCCAAAGTCAAACTGGAGCTGGTCTTGTCCGATGCCGATGTCGAGCGCGCCATCGAAACCATCATCGAAACCGCGCGTTCGGGCAAAATCGGCGACGGCAAAATTTTCGTTCTGCCCGTTGAAGAAGCCATCCGCATCCGCACAGGCGAACGCTCGGATGCGGCGGTTTAACAAAACAGGCCGTCTGAAAACATATTTTGCAGACGGCTTCGCTAAATTGTTTCAATCGGATTGCATGGATTGAAGCCGGACATTCAGATGGAATCCGATCACAGCAGAAACCAAGTTGAATTCCACTTTCAAGGGAACTGGTATCACAGCAGGATTGAATATCCGGTTTGGTCGGAATAATTGGAACAACAAAAGGAATCCCGTTTTATGAATCACAAGATTTTTGCCGTTTTGCTGGCGCTCGCTGCCGCCGCCGCGCAGGCCGCCGATAGTTACGGCTATTTCGCGCTCTGGCAGAATCCGGCCAACGAAAAAGAGCCGCTGCAAGTCAAAACCACCAAAGAAAACGCCACCCAAGCCGAAGCGGCTGCCGAATTGCAGGCATTTTGCCGTGCGCAGGATACGCTGGCGGGCGTTCCTGCCGGCGGTGCAACGGGCTGCACCTCAGTCGTTCCGCTGCACAACAGTTGCATCGCTATCGCCTATCCCGCCGCGCAGCACCGCATGACTGACGAAAACGTCGTCGCCATTACCTCGCCGCTGTTCAGCAACGTCCAACGTCTCGCTTTGAGCCAATGCACCAAAAAATATGGCTCTCAGGGAAACTGCGAGCTGCAAACGGCGTTTTGTACCGACAAAAACTATTACGGCGGTACGGTAAGAAACCTTTGGAACCGTTTGAAAACGCGTTAAACATATCGGGCAGCCGTTTGCAGGGCTGCCCGTTTTTTGGCCGTCTGAAAAATTAGGGATTTCTGATATGCATCACGTGGAGGCTTTTTGCCGAAATCTGACCATAAATACAACGGTTTGGATATGATTTGTGCAAAGAATTGCAAGCTGTTTTGGATTACCGGTGTATTAAAAGTAATATATTGCTTTTGAATAAAATATGAAGCAGTTTTAAATTAAATTTAATACATATAAAGGCATAATCATGTTGGAAATTTTAAATAAGCAAGCAATCGTTGCAGCCTTGTTGGCGCTTTCCGGTTTGAGCGGCTGCGTGTATCTCGGTGAAGGCGGTTCCGACGGTGAGCGGGTGACGGTGCAGAATATCCACATCCATCCCGAACCCGGCCTGCGCCGTGAAGCATTGCTGCGGACTTCAGACGGCTTGTGTTTGGACAAAAGCGGCTCCGAATACCGCGGAATAATCGCGTATCCCTGCCACGGCAAATCCAATCAGCGTTTCAGTTTTTACGGTGACAGCATCCGCATTGAGGGCTTGTGTCTCGATGTGGCTGGTGAAAACCGCCAAAGCGGCGGCAAGGTCATTGCCTATGCCTGCCACGGTAAGGAAAACCAGCAATGGTACCGGGTCGGCAACACCATCCGTAGTAGGCTGAACGGTGGCTGTCTGGATGCCGGAAAATCGGGCAACCGCGTCGGTGTGTATCGTTGCGACGGTAGCAGGGGGCAACAGTTTTATAGTGATGCCCGGTATTGAGATTGAAAAAGCAAAAAAGAGAAAAGGCCGCCTGAAATTTTCAGACGGCCTTTGCGGTTTTTAAAACGGTTATTTGCAGCTTACGCCCTGAATTTTCGGGGAGTCGCCGTCGCCTACTTTAAACGTACATTTGGTGGTGTTGCTGCCGGATACGGTAACGACTGCACCGGCTTTGTTGAGGCTGATGGGTTCTTTTACGCCCATGCCCACCGCGGTGGCGGCGAGTTTTTGCGCGTCGGCTTCGGAATAAGGCGTGCTGTTGCCGGCGATTTTGATTTCTTTGGCAGCATACGCGTTGACGCTGAAGGCCAGAGCGGCGGAAGCGGCGGTCAATGCCAAGAATTTTGATGTTTTCATTTAAGTTTCCTCGGTTATGGCGCTGTTGCACCGTGAAATCAGAATAAGGGCAATCGGGGCTTTCTGCAAGCGTTTGCTGCGCTTTTACCGACATTATTGTTTGTAAAGCCATATTTTACAGACCATTTCTACCCTGAGAGGCTTTTCAGACGGCCTTTTCGGGCGATTTACGGTACAATGTCGGTTTTTTCACACACAAGGCGGCTTGCCACATGGCTTCTTTAGAAACTTGGATCGGCCTGCGCTATCTGCGGGCGAAAAAGCGCAACGGTTCGATATCGTTTGTCAGCGTGGTGTCGGTCATCGGCATTGCGGTGGGCGTGATGGCGCTGATTGTGGTGCTGTCGGTGATGAACGGTTTTCAAAAGGAAATTCGCGGCCAGCTTTTGAATGTTTCGCCGCATGTCGAAATCAGCTTCAAAGACGGCGAAACCGGCCAATGGCAGGATTTGCGCAAATTGGTGGCGGGCAAAAAAGGCGTACTGGACAGCGCGCCGTTTATTGCCGAACAGGCACTGCTCTCCAACCGCAACGAAGTGCGCGGCATCCAGCTTCGCGGCATTCTGCCGGAAGAAGAGGGCAAGGTGGTTGATTACGGCCGCAATATGCCGGTAGGCAGTTTTAACGATTTGCAGGCCGGCAGCTTCAATATTGTGTTAGCCGAAGGCGTGGCGGCGGCGGTGGGCGCGCAGGTCGGCGACAAAGTGACTGTGATTTCGCCCGAGGGTAATGTCACGCCCGCCGGCGTGGTGCCGCGCGTGAAGCAGTTTACCGTTACCGGCGTTATCCGCACGGGCGCGGCAACGGCTGACGAACTCTTGGCGCTGGTCAATCTCAGCGACATCCAGCGCCTTTACCGCGTCGGCGACGAGGGTGTCGGGCTGCGTTTGAAAACCGCCGACCCGCAGCATCTGGCGCCGCTGCTCGCCGACCTGATTCCCGCCGTGCAGAAAGACAAAATCCAAGTGCACGATTGGACGGAAGACCACCGCAGCTATTTTGAAGCCGTGGTTTTGGAAAAACGCGTGATGTTTATCATTTTGACGCTGATTGTGACCGTTGCCGTGTTCAATCTGATTTCTTCGCTGGCGATGACGGTAAACGAAAAGCAGTCCGACATTGCGATTTTGTGTACGCTCGGTTGTTCGCCT
Coding sequences within it:
- a CDS encoding P-II family nitrogen regulator; the protein is MKKIEAIIKPFKLDDVREALTEIGITGMTVSEVKGFGRQKGHTEIYRGAEYAVDFLPKVKLELVLSDADVERAIETIIETARSGKIGDGKIFVLPVEEAIRIRTGERSDAAV
- the yfaE gene encoding class I ribonucleotide reductase maintenance protein YfaE, translating into MPHITTHDTIFELKAGETLLEGLERTGHDVEYQCRSGYCGSCRVKILSGRVDYDDFPLAFVAPGEILPCCCKVTEDVKLDCRTAKREPDLFETDLFAAED
- a CDS encoding DUF4189 domain-containing protein, with amino-acid sequence MNHKIFAVLLALAAAAAQAADSYGYFALWQNPANEKEPLQVKTTKENATQAEAAAELQAFCRAQDTLAGVPAGGATGCTSVVPLHNSCIAIAYPAAQHRMTDENVVAITSPLFSNVQRLALSQCTKKYGSQGNCELQTAFCTDKNYYGGTVRNLWNRLKTR
- a CDS encoding ricin-type beta-trefoil lectin domain protein translates to MLEILNKQAIVAALLALSGLSGCVYLGEGGSDGERVTVQNIHIHPEPGLRREALLRTSDGLCLDKSGSEYRGIIAYPCHGKSNQRFSFYGDSIRIEGLCLDVAGENRQSGGKVIAYACHGKENQQWYRVGNTIRSRLNGGCLDAGKSGNRVGVYRCDGSRGQQFYSDARY
- a CDS encoding lipoprotein-releasing ABC transporter permease subunit — protein: MASLETWIGLRYLRAKKRNGSISFVSVVSVIGIAVGVMALIVVLSVMNGFQKEIRGQLLNVSPHVEISFKDGETGQWQDLRKLVAGKKGVLDSAPFIAEQALLSNRNEVRGIQLRGILPEEEGKVVDYGRNMPVGSFNDLQAGSFNIVLAEGVAAAVGAQVGDKVTVISPEGNVTPAGVVPRVKQFTVTGVIRTGAATADELLALVNLSDIQRLYRVGDEGVGLRLKTADPQHLAPLLADLIPAVQKDKIQVHDWTEDHRSYFEAVVLEKRVMFIILTLIVTVAVFNLISSLAMTVNEKQSDIAILCTLGCSPSGIMKIFMVQGAVIGLLGTVLGVAAGVLLGQNIGTLVSAAENLAGGQLDSVRISLMNLPSEVSPREVTAIAGISLLLSFLATLYPSWRASKTQPAEALRYE
- the nrdB gene encoding class Ia ribonucleoside-diphosphate reductase subunit beta, with the translated sequence MSYSTFTKTQNDALKEPMFFGQPVNVARYDQQKYEIFEKLIEKQLSFFWRPEEIDVSRDRIDYSNLPEHEKHIFISNLKYQTLLDSIQGRSPNVALLPLVSIPELETWIETWSFSETIHSRSYTHIIRNIVNDPSIVFDDIVSNEYIIARAEDIACYYDDLIEYTQYYNLLGEGGHQVGGKTVTVSLRELKKKLYLCLMCVNVLEAIRFYVSFACSFAFAERELMEGNAKIIKLIARDEALHLTSTQHMLNLMRAGVDDAEMAEIAAELENECFELFKKAADQEKEWAAYLFKDGSMIGLNKEILSQYVEYITNLRMQAVGLQPAFEGAVQNPIPWINAWLSSDNVQVAPQEVEISSYLIGQIDSEVNADDLGDFEL